The DNA sequence ATTTTCCGGCTGCACAATCCGGCGAGTTCCAGTATAGCCTGAATGCCCGGCAGCGGATTACTATTGATATTCCGCAGACCATATTTGACTATCACCCGGTTCTCCTCAAGCAACGGCACGACATCTCCCACCGTTCCAATACAGGCCATTCCAAGATATTCGTCGATCGGTTCCCGGTCAACCTTTCGTAAGTCCGCATAGGCTTGTGCCAAGGCCAGGGCTACGCCGGCTCCGGACAATGGAGAAATCAGGTGTCCCGTTTCGCGGTCACAGGTCGCGAGAACAACATCGGCCTCCGGCCAACGGCCAGGTTCGGGAAGATGGTGGTCGGTAATAATCACACCGATCCCCTGCTTTTTTAACGAAGAAACACCTTCGAAGTCTTTGATGCCACAATCGACCGTAAGCACCAAATGGGGATTTTTTTCGATAATGGAGGGCATCGCCTGGAGGGAAAGACCATATCCCTCCTGAAAACGATTGGGGATATAGGGTTCAACCGATTCGGAAAATTTCCGGAGAAAAAGAGTCAGAATAGCACAGGCCGTCAGGCCGTCGGCATCGTAGTCGCCAAAAACGAGAATGCGTTTTCCGGCGCGAATGGCTTTATCGAGTAATTGGACCGCATCACTCAAGTAAGGAAGGCGATCCAGGGTTTTCAGGAGAGAAAGCCCTGGATCGAGGAACCGCTCGGCGGCCAGGGGGGTGATGATTCCCCGGTTCATC is a window from the Atribacteraceae bacterium genome containing:
- a CDS encoding DHH family phosphoesterase, with product MQKRWQIRKVEKSCLKQLCCDLSLPVSIARILMNRGIITPLAAERFLDPGLSLLKTLDRLPYLSDAVQLLDKAIRAGKRILVFGDYDADGLTACAILTLFLRKFSESVEPYIPNRFQEGYGLSLQAMPSIIEKNPHLVLTVDCGIKDFEGVSSLKKQGIGVIITDHHLPEPGRWPEADVVLATCDRETGHLISPLSGAGVALALAQAYADLRKVDREPIDEYLGMACIGTVGDVVPLLEENRVIVKYGLRNINSNPLPGIQAILELAGLCSRKISASEIGYILAPRLNAAGRMNDSAPALKLLLSQT